One genomic region from Deltaproteobacteria bacterium encodes:
- the lepB gene encoding signal peptidase I gives MERRVRREARKLLAEARKALRRHGYRVPDGVRDEVRAAAERLDRALAAGDGDRIRDDLYALDRLVELHFKGARKSALRDYSESIGIAVVIALLLRAFVVEAFKIPSGSMIPTMEIGDHIFVNKFIYGPRIPFTTTRLFDWRKPKRGEVVVFINPCEPDKDFIKRIVAVEGDTVEVRCGYLYVNGEKVPTEYVDGPCEYWDYSEETRRWSRLRCSHYRESLGGHTYTTIHSELRPRLVARAERNPAAAYNSVLRDRDFPGSHVPSCRDSPSSTARLDMEPVGRIEPSPQAPDLEADACAPTRHYVVPEGYVFVMGDNRSHSSDSRVWGPVPVDNIKGNALFIWWSAKPSAQGGVLWDRIGMPVE, from the coding sequence ATGGAGCGACGGGTTCGCCGCGAGGCGCGCAAGCTGCTCGCCGAGGCGCGCAAGGCGTTGCGCCGGCACGGCTACCGCGTGCCCGACGGCGTGCGCGACGAGGTGCGCGCGGCGGCCGAGCGACTCGACCGCGCGCTGGCGGCCGGCGACGGCGACCGCATTCGCGACGACCTGTACGCGCTCGATCGCCTCGTCGAGCTGCACTTCAAGGGCGCGCGCAAGTCGGCGCTGCGCGACTACAGCGAGTCGATCGGGATCGCCGTGGTCATCGCGCTGCTGTTGCGCGCGTTCGTCGTCGAGGCGTTCAAGATCCCGTCGGGATCGATGATTCCGACGATGGAGATCGGCGACCACATCTTCGTCAACAAGTTCATCTACGGGCCGCGCATCCCGTTTACGACCACCCGGTTGTTCGACTGGCGCAAACCGAAGCGCGGTGAGGTCGTCGTGTTCATCAACCCGTGCGAGCCCGACAAGGACTTCATCAAGCGGATCGTTGCCGTCGAGGGCGACACGGTCGAGGTGCGCTGCGGGTACCTGTACGTCAACGGGGAGAAGGTCCCGACCGAGTACGTCGACGGTCCGTGCGAATATTGGGACTACTCCGAGGAGACGCGGCGCTGGAGCCGGCTGCGGTGCAGCCACTACCGCGAGAGCCTCGGCGGCCACACGTACACGACGATTCACAGCGAGCTGCGGCCGCGGCTCGTCGCGCGGGCGGAGCGAAACCCGGCGGCCGCCTACAACAGCGTGCTGCGCGACCGCGACTTCCCCGGCAGCCACGTGCCGAGCTGCCGCGATTCCCCGTCGTCCACCGCGAGGCTGGACATGGAGCCGGTCGGCCGCATCGAACCGTCGCCGCAAGCGCCGGACCTCGAGGCTGACGCCTGCGCGCCGACTCGGCACTACGTGGTGCCGGAGGGCTACGTGTTCGTGATGGGCGACAACCGGTCGCACTCGAGCGACTCGCGCGTGTGGGGACCCGTGCCGGTCGACAACATCAAGGGCAACGCGCTGTTCATCTGGTGGTCCGCCAAGCCGTCGGCCCAGGGCGGCGTGTTGTGGGACCGCATCGGCATGCCGGTGGAGTAG
- a CDS encoding ribbon-helix-helix domain-containing protein, whose translation MSRKKLSTTVYITPEQNARLKELHARTKVPVAEYIRQGIDLVLEKYAHVLPGQTAIAFEDRAE comes from the coding sequence ATGTCGCGCAAGAAGCTGTCGACCACGGTCTACATCACGCCGGAGCAGAACGCGCGCCTCAAGGAACTGCACGCCCGGACGAAGGTGCCCGTGGCCGAGTACATTCGCCAGGGCATCGACCTGGTGCTCGAGAAGTACGCCCACGTACTGCCGGGGCAGACGGCCATTGCGTTCGAGGATCGGGCCGAGTAG
- a CDS encoding elongation factor 4, whose translation MPHTPPELIRNFSIIAHIDHGKTTLADRLMERCGAVSERERSDQMLDRMDLERERGITIKAQAVRLAYTARDGRTYQLNLIDTPGHVDFHYEVSRSLAACEGALLVVDAAQGVEAQTLANVYVALDNDLEIVPVLNKIDLPVARPDEVCEEIEETIGLDATDALRVSAKTGEGVDEVLEAIVQRIPPPPADPGPLRALVFDSWYDPYRGVVVLCRVVSGQIERGMRLRFWASGKEYECTFVAVYTPHPQEVDSLGTGEVGVVAASIKDIAHARVGDTITDASAPCAEPLPGFKTVKPMVFAGLFPSDAADYDQLKEALGKLTLNDAAVTFEPETSAALGFGFRCGFLGLLHMEIIQERLEREYGLDLITTAPSVRYRVTLKDGTVREVDNPAHIPDVGKFESIEEPIIRASIHLPQEYVGPIVGLCQERRGVQKDMHYHAAGRVQLVYELPLAEVVFGFYDRLKTLSRGYASLDYEPAGYQKADLIRLDLLVNGDKVDALSIVCHRSVAYNRGHELCVKMKDVIPRQMFDVAIQAAIGSKVIARVTVKALRKDVTAKCYGGDISRKRKLLEKQKKGKRRMKAVGNVELPQEAFLAVLKVD comes from the coding sequence ATGCCCCACACGCCCCCTGAGCTGATCCGCAACTTCTCGATCATCGCGCACATCGACCACGGCAAGACGACGCTCGCCGACCGGTTGATGGAGCGATGCGGGGCCGTCAGCGAGCGCGAGCGGTCGGACCAGATGCTCGACCGCATGGACCTCGAGCGGGAGCGGGGGATCACGATCAAGGCCCAGGCGGTGCGCCTGGCGTACACCGCGCGCGACGGGCGGACGTATCAGTTGAACCTGATCGACACGCCCGGCCACGTCGATTTCCACTATGAGGTGTCGCGGTCGCTGGCCGCGTGCGAGGGCGCGCTGCTGGTGGTGGACGCCGCTCAGGGAGTCGAGGCGCAGACGCTCGCGAACGTCTACGTCGCGCTCGACAACGACCTCGAGATCGTCCCCGTACTCAACAAGATCGACCTGCCGGTCGCGCGGCCCGACGAGGTGTGCGAAGAGATCGAGGAGACGATCGGACTCGACGCGACGGATGCGCTGCGGGTGTCGGCCAAGACCGGCGAGGGCGTCGACGAGGTGCTCGAAGCGATCGTGCAGCGCATTCCGCCGCCACCGGCCGACCCGGGGCCGCTGCGCGCGCTGGTGTTCGACTCCTGGTACGATCCGTATCGCGGCGTCGTCGTCCTGTGCCGGGTCGTCTCGGGGCAGATCGAGCGCGGCATGCGCCTGCGGTTTTGGGCATCCGGCAAGGAGTACGAGTGCACGTTCGTCGCCGTCTACACGCCGCACCCGCAGGAGGTCGACTCGCTCGGTACGGGCGAGGTCGGAGTGGTCGCCGCGTCGATCAAGGACATCGCGCACGCGCGCGTCGGCGATACGATCACGGACGCGTCCGCGCCGTGCGCCGAGCCGCTGCCCGGGTTCAAGACGGTCAAGCCGATGGTGTTCGCCGGGTTGTTTCCGAGCGACGCGGCCGACTACGACCAGTTGAAGGAGGCGCTCGGCAAGCTCACGCTCAACGACGCGGCGGTCACGTTCGAGCCGGAGACGTCCGCCGCGCTCGGGTTCGGCTTCCGCTGTGGCTTTCTCGGGTTGCTCCACATGGAGATCATCCAGGAGCGACTCGAACGCGAATACGGACTCGATCTGATCACGACGGCGCCGTCGGTGCGCTATCGGGTCACGCTCAAGGACGGTACGGTGCGCGAGGTGGACAATCCCGCTCACATCCCCGACGTCGGCAAGTTCGAGTCGATCGAAGAGCCGATCATCCGCGCGTCGATCCACCTGCCGCAGGAGTACGTCGGTCCGATCGTCGGCCTGTGCCAGGAGCGCCGGGGCGTGCAAAAAGACATGCACTACCACGCGGCCGGGCGCGTTCAGCTCGTGTACGAGCTGCCGCTGGCGGAGGTCGTGTTCGGCTTCTACGACCGGCTCAAGACCCTGTCGCGCGGTTATGCGTCGCTCGACTACGAACCGGCCGGCTACCAGAAGGCGGATCTCATCCGGCTCGACCTGCTGGTCAACGGCGACAAGGTCGACGCGCTGTCGATCGTGTGCCATCGATCGGTCGCGTACAACCGCGGCCACGAGTTGTGCGTCAAAATGAAGGACGTGATTCCGCGCCAGATGTTCGACGTCGCGATTCAGGCCGCGATCGGCAGCAAGGTCATCGCTCGGGTGACGGTCAAGGCGTTGCGCAAGGACGTGACCGCCAAGTGCTACGGCGGCGACATTTCGCGCAAGCGCAAGCTGCTCGAGAAGCAGAAGAAGGGCAAGCGGCGGATGAAGGCGGTCGGCAACGTCGAGCTGCCGCAGGAGGCGTTCCTCGCGGTGCTAAAGGTGGATTGA
- a CDS encoding ABC transporter substrate-binding protein, giving the protein MPRSAAVIAPIAVVAALCARAPAARAGSATDAVRSANDTMSRLLRAKVTPGSPAEKKRAEQVVDRLRSFLDIDELGRAALADHWGSLTDAQKKEYLQLLRALIEANYVKGLRARLDYRVVYTGESAKGDRVVVSTEVRTKRKGRPVSIGIDYVLRREGAGESSWRAVDVVTDGVGLVENYRAQFNRIIQKEGFDGLLARMRKKLAAERK; this is encoded by the coding sequence ATGCCTCGATCCGCCGCTGTCATCGCCCCCATCGCCGTCGTCGCCGCCCTGTGCGCGCGGGCGCCCGCCGCCCGCGCCGGCTCCGCGACCGACGCGGTCCGCTCGGCCAACGACACGATGAGCCGGCTGTTGCGCGCCAAGGTCACCCCCGGTTCCCCCGCCGAGAAAAAGCGCGCCGAGCAGGTCGTCGACCGGCTGCGCAGCTTCCTCGACATCGACGAACTCGGCCGCGCGGCGCTCGCCGATCACTGGGGCAGCCTCACCGATGCGCAAAAAAAGGAGTACCTGCAACTTCTCCGCGCACTGATCGAGGCCAACTACGTCAAGGGGCTGCGCGCGCGGCTCGACTACCGCGTCGTGTACACCGGCGAATCGGCCAAGGGCGACCGCGTCGTCGTGTCCACCGAGGTGCGCACCAAGCGCAAGGGCCGGCCGGTGTCGATCGGGATCGACTACGTGCTGCGCCGCGAGGGCGCCGGCGAGTCGTCGTGGCGCGCCGTCGACGTCGTCACCGACGGAGTCGGGCTGGTCGAAAACTATCGCGCGCAGTTCAACCGAATCATCCAAAAGGAGGGGTTCGACGGCCTGCTGGCGCGCATGCGCAAGAAGCTGGCCGCCGAGCGCAAGTAG
- a CDS encoding TolC family protein — MHVRALAIAAAVCIAVAAAPAAGDPVRYDLPRVLAAAQRGPALRAAAAAAAEARAARDEARGRRLPRVEVQALAAPSPEIRCLDVACTQTAPEEASVDFRGVFGRAEIQLVQPLFTFGKLDAAARAADHAIGAARAAGDAAAGDVAVLAARAYYGVKLARETRWMLEEGRERLDGALAKVNDQLAAGSPDVTLQDRFRLEVLAAEVDTRLATAREREAVALAGLRALVADPRADVDDEPLEALAFDAGNADAAATRARAAQPEVRTAAATAALAEDAARGERARYFPDLVLIGGVAVARATSVDNPPSAFANDPYNTTSAGLGLGLRWAIDPFAQPARVRRAEARARRARWLAEVARQRADYAARAAYEALARAGERVDIARAGERSARAWLASALQSDAVGAIDAKDLADAYLAYFTARGRTLEALHAWNVAVFELQRATGAPVVGAPAGK; from the coding sequence ATGCACGTCCGCGCCCTCGCGATCGCCGCCGCCGTCTGCATTGCGGTCGCCGCCGCCCCCGCCGCCGGCGACCCGGTGCGCTACGACCTGCCCCGCGTGTTGGCCGCCGCGCAGCGCGGCCCCGCCCTGCGCGCGGCGGCGGCGGCCGCCGCCGAGGCGCGCGCCGCGCGCGACGAGGCCCGCGGGCGCCGGCTGCCGCGCGTCGAGGTGCAGGCGTTGGCCGCTCCGAGCCCGGAGATCCGCTGCCTCGACGTGGCGTGTACCCAGACCGCGCCCGAGGAGGCCAGCGTCGACTTTCGCGGCGTGTTCGGCCGGGCAGAGATCCAGCTCGTCCAGCCGCTGTTTACGTTCGGCAAGCTCGACGCCGCGGCGCGCGCGGCCGACCACGCCATCGGAGCGGCGCGCGCCGCCGGCGACGCCGCGGCCGGCGACGTCGCCGTCCTCGCGGCGCGGGCGTACTACGGGGTGAAACTGGCGCGCGAGACCCGGTGGATGCTCGAGGAGGGGCGCGAACGGCTCGACGGCGCGCTCGCCAAGGTCAACGACCAGCTCGCCGCCGGCTCGCCGGACGTGACGCTCCAGGATCGGTTTCGCCTCGAGGTGCTCGCCGCGGAGGTCGACACCCGGCTGGCGACCGCGCGCGAGCGGGAAGCGGTCGCGCTCGCGGGCCTGCGGGCGCTGGTGGCCGACCCGCGCGCGGACGTCGACGACGAGCCGCTCGAGGCGCTCGCGTTCGACGCCGGCAACGCCGACGCCGCCGCGACCCGCGCCCGCGCGGCGCAGCCCGAGGTACGGACGGCGGCGGCGACCGCCGCGCTGGCCGAGGACGCCGCGCGCGGCGAGCGCGCCCGCTACTTCCCCGACCTGGTCCTGATCGGCGGCGTCGCGGTCGCCCGGGCGACCTCGGTGGACAACCCGCCGTCGGCGTTCGCCAACGATCCGTACAACACGACGTCGGCCGGCCTCGGGCTCGGCCTGCGCTGGGCGATCGACCCGTTCGCGCAGCCGGCCCGCGTGCGGCGCGCCGAGGCCCGCGCCCGGCGCGCCCGGTGGCTCGCCGAGGTGGCGCGCCAGCGGGCCGACTACGCGGCGCGGGCGGCGTACGAGGCGCTCGCGCGCGCCGGCGAGCGTGTCGACATCGCGCGCGCCGGCGAGCGAAGCGCGCGCGCGTGGCTCGCGTCGGCGCTGCAGTCCGACGCCGTCGGCGCCATCGACGCCAAAGACCTCGCGGACGCCTACCTGGCGTACTTCACGGCCCGCGGCCGCACCCTCGAGGCGCTGCACGCGTGGAACGTGGCCGTGTTCGAGCTGCAGCGGGCCACCGGCGCCCCCGTCGTCGGGGCCCCGGCGGGCAAGTGA